In the genome of Paenibacillus sp. FSL R5-0766, one region contains:
- a CDS encoding heavy metal translocating P-type ATPase translates to MGTGQEQVKRELLLDGLDCANCALKIENGVKKIKGINECSVNFVTKTLSLHTTSDMDEQVVEEAKRKVLRLEPHIRISEKGKHVNGHAHTHTDTGSAAVAHNHSHDHTGHDHGHSHSHGKQSHTHDHSDSEGHTHGHVHEHGSHAGHDHSHTHDDAHAGHSHEHGAGQTKVLLARLATGSVLLAAAIWSPLEGWAQFTLYALAYLIAGGDIVLQASKNIIRGQVFDEYFLMSVATLGAFAIGEYPEGVAVMLFYQLGELFQGMAVNRSRKSIQALMDIRPDYANILTGSGDETRRVSPEDVRIGDRIVVKAGERVPLDGIVRAGRSMVDTSALTGESVPRELESGSDVLSGFVNKNGMLTIEVTKTFGESTVSKILDLVQNASSRKAKTEHFISKFARYYTPVVVILAAVIAFVPPLILSGATFADWIYRALVFLVISCPCALVVSIPLGFFGGIGAASRNGILVKGSNYLEALNDVKVVVFDKTGTLTKGVFKVTAIRPEGGRTEDELMELAAIAEANSNHPIAESIRAAWAKAIPTQGVEGYDEVAGHGIKVSVDGREVLAGNAKLMKQAGISYTTPETAGTMVHVAEAGMYVGHLIIADEVKDDAAAAIQALKKLGIRKTVMLTGDAKAVGEAVGRELGVDEVYAELLPQDKVERLEQLEAAKSPKEKMVFVGDGINDTPVLARADVGVAMGGLGSDAAIEAADVVIMTDEPSKLASAIRIAKRTRMIVWQNIAFALGVKAIFLLLGVFGIATMWEAVFSDVGVTVLAVLNAMRVLRVKNI, encoded by the coding sequence ATGGGAACCGGACAGGAACAGGTGAAAAGGGAACTGCTGCTTGATGGACTGGATTGTGCGAACTGCGCATTGAAGATTGAGAATGGCGTCAAAAAAATTAAGGGCATTAACGAATGCTCTGTCAATTTTGTTACCAAAACACTATCGCTACACACCACTTCCGATATGGATGAACAGGTAGTGGAAGAAGCAAAGCGCAAAGTGCTTCGGCTGGAGCCGCATATTCGCATTTCGGAAAAAGGAAAACACGTGAACGGACATGCGCACACCCATACAGATACAGGGAGTGCAGCTGTTGCGCATAACCACAGTCATGACCATACCGGACATGATCATGGACATTCACATTCACATGGCAAACAATCGCATACTCATGATCACTCAGATTCAGAGGGACACACACATGGTCATGTGCATGAGCACGGAAGTCATGCTGGACATGATCACAGTCATACGCATGATGATGCCCATGCAGGCCACTCACATGAACATGGTGCAGGACAGACAAAAGTGTTACTTGCTCGTCTTGCTACAGGTTCTGTGTTGCTCGCAGCCGCAATCTGGTCGCCGCTGGAGGGCTGGGCACAGTTTACTCTATATGCGCTCGCATATCTGATTGCCGGGGGAGATATCGTGCTCCAGGCGTCCAAAAACATCATCCGCGGTCAGGTGTTCGATGAATACTTCCTGATGTCCGTCGCTACCTTGGGTGCCTTTGCGATTGGAGAGTATCCGGAAGGGGTAGCGGTCATGCTCTTTTATCAGCTCGGGGAGCTATTTCAGGGCATGGCGGTTAATCGGTCACGCAAGTCGATTCAAGCGCTCATGGACATTCGCCCTGACTACGCGAATATCCTGACCGGTTCGGGTGACGAGACACGGCGTGTATCTCCGGAAGACGTACGGATTGGTGATCGTATTGTCGTGAAAGCAGGAGAGCGAGTACCGCTGGATGGTATCGTTAGAGCTGGGCGTTCCATGGTGGACACTTCTGCTCTGACAGGTGAATCCGTACCTCGTGAGCTGGAGTCCGGAAGTGATGTACTGAGTGGATTTGTGAACAAAAATGGTATGTTGACAATTGAAGTTACCAAAACGTTTGGTGAATCAACGGTATCCAAAATTTTGGACCTGGTGCAGAACGCGAGCAGTCGGAAAGCGAAAACAGAACATTTTATTAGTAAATTTGCTCGTTATTACACACCGGTTGTTGTTATCCTTGCAGCCGTGATTGCATTTGTTCCGCCGTTGATACTTAGTGGTGCAACATTTGCCGATTGGATCTATCGTGCATTGGTCTTCCTGGTTATCTCATGCCCTTGTGCGTTGGTGGTTTCTATTCCACTTGGATTCTTTGGTGGTATCGGAGCAGCTTCACGTAACGGGATTCTTGTCAAAGGCAGTAACTACCTTGAAGCGTTGAACGATGTAAAAGTTGTTGTTTTTGATAAAACGGGTACACTAACCAAAGGTGTATTCAAAGTAACAGCCATTCGTCCCGAAGGTGGACGTACGGAAGATGAACTGATGGAGCTGGCAGCCATTGCGGAAGCCAATTCCAATCATCCGATTGCCGAATCCATTCGCGCAGCTTGGGCCAAGGCCATTCCCACGCAAGGTGTGGAAGGTTATGATGAAGTTGCTGGACATGGGATCAAGGTGAGCGTCGATGGTCGGGAAGTGCTGGCAGGCAACGCCAAATTAATGAAGCAGGCGGGTATATCCTATACCACACCAGAGACGGCTGGAACGATGGTCCACGTGGCTGAAGCTGGCATGTATGTTGGTCATCTGATCATTGCCGATGAAGTGAAGGATGACGCAGCCGCTGCTATTCAGGCGCTGAAGAAACTCGGCATCCGCAAAACGGTCATGCTGACAGGTGATGCCAAAGCCGTAGGTGAAGCGGTAGGACGTGAGCTGGGTGTGGATGAGGTCTACGCTGAATTGTTGCCACAGGATAAAGTCGAGCGACTGGAACAACTGGAAGCTGCCAAATCTCCGAAGGAGAAAATGGTGTTTGTTGGTGACGGTATCAACGATACACCTGTGCTGGCACGCGCCGATGTGGGTGTGGCCATGGGTGGACTTGGTTCAGATGCCGCGATTGAAGCAGCAGATGTGGTCATCATGACCGATGAACCGTCGAAACTAGCGAGTGCAATCCGCATTGCTAAGCGTACACGAATGATTGTGTGGCAAAATATCGCGTTTGCTTTGGGGGTTAAAGCGATTTTCCTGCTACTCGGTGTGTTCGGCATAGCTACCATGTGGGAAGCGGTATTCTCCGATGTGGGTGTCACAGTGCTGGCTGTACTGAACGCCATGCGTGTACTTCGAGTGAAGAATATCTAA
- a CDS encoding SdpI family protein yields the protein MTGAVVGIIIGVCYFILGFMVFKKPPKMINGIYGYRTPRAMSNPELWDEAQSYSANLMMQFGVIITIFGIIGFWLTDVRALVLSLVATGFYTFRLFTRVEGRLKQMQRAQQQQQQNEQNV from the coding sequence TTGACAGGAGCAGTAGTTGGGATCATCATTGGAGTGTGTTATTTCATTCTGGGGTTCATGGTGTTCAAAAAACCACCGAAAATGATTAACGGAATATATGGTTATCGGACCCCGCGTGCAATGAGTAATCCCGAGTTGTGGGACGAAGCGCAAAGTTATAGCGCCAATCTGATGATGCAATTTGGTGTGATCATTACGATATTCGGCATTATCGGTTTCTGGCTTACAGATGTACGAGCTTTGGTGCTGAGTCTGGTTGCTACAGGATTTTATACGTTCAGATTGTTTACCAGAGTTGAAGGCCGGTTGAAGCAAATGCAGCGTGCTCAACAGCAACAGCAACAGAATGAGCAGAACGTTTAA
- a CDS encoding MerR family transcriptional regulator has product MSLYKIDDVAKECGLTKRTIRYYEEIGVMPSPQRTDGGTRLYTREDIDYLKKVVRAKEVLGFSLQELHTYVATADALNEQRFDYQQTTEVRERIEKLTAMETTLDGQLQLIEQKLQSIYAVQTELEELRERVRRGIQRLQAHDPQGDEDG; this is encoded by the coding sequence ATGAGTTTATATAAAATCGACGACGTAGCCAAGGAATGTGGTTTGACCAAGCGAACCATTCGGTATTATGAAGAGATTGGTGTCATGCCTTCACCTCAGCGGACAGATGGCGGGACGCGATTGTACACTCGGGAGGATATCGATTATCTGAAAAAGGTGGTTCGCGCCAAAGAGGTACTTGGATTCTCCCTTCAGGAGCTACATACCTATGTGGCAACGGCAGATGCCTTGAACGAACAACGTTTTGACTACCAGCAGACGACCGAAGTAAGAGAACGGATCGAGAAGCTTACCGCGATGGAGACAACGCTGGATGGTCAGTTGCAACTGATTGAGCAGAAACTTCAGAGCATATATGCCGTACAGACTGAACTGGAAGAGCTGCGTGAACGCGTTCGGAGGGGTATTCAGAGGTTACAGGCACATGATCCGCAGGGTGATGAAGACGGCTAA
- a CDS encoding MFS transporter yields MKREPSLPDELPSSRGGLLSQPRAVWAVAFACIISFMGLGLVDPILPAIADQLHASKSQVSLLFTSYNAVTGVAMLITGVVSSRIGVKWTLLSGILLIIIFSFLGGTSDTVGALVGYRGGWGLGNALFIATALSAIVGLSTSGTAKAIILYEAALGLGIAVGPLLGGELGSISWRGPFYGVAVLMAIAFISITFMLPKMAKPKTRSSLSDPFKALSYPSLKTLAITAFLYNFGFFTLMAYSPYVMNLDEHGLGYVFFGWGLMLAITSVFVAPRLQRRFGSVPSMSVMLTLFAIDLVVMAVGTVMGSPTTVIVAVIVAGIFLGINNTLITTAVMEAAPVERSVASAAYSFVRFLGGALAPWLAGKLSEWFLPETPFYFGALMVLVGVVVLLVRRHHLRDIDSAITSH; encoded by the coding sequence ATGAAAAGAGAGCCATCATTACCGGACGAATTGCCGTCATCACGTGGGGGCCTGTTATCCCAACCGCGAGCGGTATGGGCGGTTGCTTTTGCATGTATCATATCCTTTATGGGTCTGGGTCTGGTTGACCCGATTCTGCCTGCGATTGCAGATCAGCTGCATGCTTCGAAAAGCCAGGTGTCACTGCTATTTACGAGTTATAACGCTGTAACCGGGGTAGCGATGCTGATTACAGGTGTCGTATCCAGCCGGATTGGTGTGAAGTGGACGTTGCTCAGCGGGATACTGCTGATTATTATCTTCTCGTTCCTCGGCGGTACCTCAGACACGGTAGGTGCACTGGTTGGTTACCGTGGCGGTTGGGGACTGGGTAATGCCTTGTTCATCGCAACGGCGTTATCTGCCATTGTGGGACTGTCCACGTCGGGGACAGCCAAAGCGATTATTTTGTACGAAGCAGCGCTTGGTCTGGGGATTGCGGTTGGACCGCTGCTTGGTGGTGAACTAGGTTCCATCTCTTGGCGTGGCCCGTTCTATGGGGTGGCTGTCCTGATGGCGATTGCCTTTATCAGCATTACATTTATGCTGCCCAAAATGGCTAAACCGAAAACACGCAGTTCTTTGTCCGATCCGTTCAAAGCATTAAGTTATCCTTCACTGAAAACATTGGCGATTACCGCCTTCCTGTATAACTTTGGATTCTTTACCTTGATGGCTTATTCACCATATGTCATGAATCTGGATGAGCACGGCCTGGGTTATGTATTCTTTGGCTGGGGACTGATGCTAGCGATTACGTCGGTATTCGTCGCACCAAGATTACAACGCCGATTCGGATCGGTTCCGTCCATGAGTGTCATGCTTACATTGTTCGCGATTGATCTAGTTGTTATGGCAGTAGGTACGGTGATGGGTTCACCAACTACCGTTATTGTGGCAGTCATTGTAGCGGGGATTTTCCTTGGGATTAACAACACATTGATTACAACGGCTGTTATGGAAGCTGCACCTGTGGAGCGTTCTGTTGCTTCTGCTGCATACAGCTTCGTTCGTTTCCTGGGCGGTGCACTTGCTCCATGGCTTGCGGGTAAATTGTCCGAGTGGTTCCTGCCGGAAACGCCGTTTTATTTTGGCGCATTAATGGTTCTGGTTGGAGTCGTGGTACTGCTGGTGCGCCGTCATCATTTGCGGGATATCGATTCCGCCATTACATCTCATTAA
- a CDS encoding universal stress protein, with protein sequence MLKRILVAVDGSDHAHKALEQALILAEDMKQPASLLIVHVNPAISINEPALGVDLEARIAEEGQHIIEPVIRQLSGRDVAYETLLIAGDPVNEICRVARERDCGMIVMGTGGKGMLAEMIVGSVSHGVLKHAECPVLTVK encoded by the coding sequence ATGCTGAAACGTATATTAGTTGCTGTTGATGGTTCGGATCATGCGCATAAGGCTTTGGAACAAGCATTGATTCTGGCTGAAGATATGAAACAACCTGCAAGTCTGTTGATCGTGCATGTTAATCCTGCCATCTCCATTAATGAACCTGCATTGGGTGTTGATCTGGAAGCTCGGATTGCCGAAGAAGGGCAGCATATTATAGAACCGGTGATCAGACAGTTGTCCGGACGAGACGTAGCATATGAGACACTGCTGATTGCGGGTGATCCCGTTAATGAGATCTGCCGTGTAGCGCGAGAACGAGATTGTGGAATGATCGTGATGGGAACAGGTGGAAAAGGCATGCTCGCAGAGATGATCGTGGGCAGTGTCAGCCATGGTGTGTTAAAACATGCAGAGTGCCCCGTCCTGACGGTTAAATAG
- a CDS encoding aldehyde dehydrogenase family protein, with protein MKKQHLFIGGKLTESVDYKTLQAPYSGETLAEVSSASAEEAEAAIAAAVQAGKAMRQMPAHQRADILYKLSSMLEERKEEAARIIALEAAKPITAALAEVDRTVETYRFAAEEAKRLTGETVPMDAAKGGEGRIGYTMRQPLGVIGAITPFNFPMNLVAHKVGPALAAGNTIVLKPAEQTPLSSYYIANLLQEAGLPDGALNVVSGDGKTIGDVLVEHPHVAHITFTGSPAVGTSIRSKAGLKRVTLELGSNAAVIVDKDADLDKVIPRCVTGAFTYQGQVCISLQRIYVHRDISEEFIRRFAEAAKQVVVGDPLSPDTVVSALITSKDVQRTLDWIEEAKQAGAEVAAGGQAEGGILRPTVLINVPHDAKVSCQEVFAPIVVINTVDSVEEGIEHVNDSIYGLQAGVFTNDIHTALHAVDQIEAGGVMINDIPTFRVDHMPYGGVKQSGIGREGVKYAVEEMTELKFVMFNKG; from the coding sequence ATGAAAAAACAACATCTGTTTATCGGTGGCAAACTGACCGAATCCGTAGATTATAAAACACTTCAAGCACCATACTCCGGGGAAACGCTCGCAGAAGTCTCGTCGGCTTCAGCCGAGGAAGCGGAGGCTGCTATTGCAGCTGCCGTTCAGGCTGGGAAGGCAATGCGCCAGATGCCTGCACATCAGCGTGCAGATATTCTGTACAAGTTGTCCTCCATGCTTGAAGAACGCAAAGAAGAAGCAGCGCGAATCATAGCGCTTGAAGCGGCGAAGCCAATTACGGCAGCACTGGCTGAGGTTGATCGTACGGTGGAAACGTATCGTTTTGCCGCTGAAGAAGCCAAGCGACTGACCGGAGAGACGGTTCCGATGGATGCAGCCAAAGGTGGAGAAGGTCGTATTGGCTATACGATGCGGCAACCTCTAGGCGTCATCGGTGCGATCACACCGTTTAATTTTCCAATGAATCTGGTAGCCCACAAGGTAGGCCCAGCGCTGGCAGCGGGCAATACGATTGTTCTCAAACCTGCGGAGCAGACGCCTCTGTCTTCCTATTACATCGCTAATCTGCTTCAGGAAGCCGGATTGCCGGATGGTGCACTGAACGTGGTGAGCGGTGATGGCAAAACGATTGGTGATGTGCTTGTGGAGCACCCCCATGTTGCTCACATTACGTTTACAGGCAGTCCAGCGGTAGGCACGAGCATTCGTAGCAAAGCAGGACTCAAACGCGTGACACTGGAGCTTGGGTCGAATGCAGCGGTGATCGTGGATAAGGACGCAGACCTGGACAAAGTGATTCCTCGATGCGTGACCGGTGCTTTCACCTATCAGGGACAGGTATGTATCTCGCTACAGCGAATCTACGTACATCGTGACATCTCGGAAGAATTCATCCGGCGTTTCGCTGAAGCGGCCAAACAAGTGGTGGTCGGAGACCCGCTGAGCCCGGATACGGTGGTCTCTGCGCTGATTACTTCCAAGGATGTACAGCGTACACTCGATTGGATTGAAGAAGCCAAACAGGCAGGAGCTGAGGTGGCAGCAGGCGGTCAAGCTGAAGGAGGCATTCTGCGTCCAACGGTACTGATTAACGTTCCGCATGATGCCAAGGTATCCTGTCAGGAAGTGTTTGCACCCATCGTTGTGATCAATACGGTAGATTCCGTTGAAGAGGGTATTGAACATGTTAACGATTCGATATACGGGCTTCAGGCAGGCGTATTTACAAACGATATTCATACCGCCCTCCATGCTGTCGATCAGATCGAAGCAGGCGGAGTTATGATTAACGATATTCCGACGTTCCGAGTGGATCACATGCCCTATGGTGGGGTGAAACAGAGTGGTATCGGACGAGAAGGTGTAAAATATGCTGTAGAGGAAATGACGGAATTGAAGTTTGTTATGTTTAACAAAGGGTGA
- a CDS encoding TipAS antibiotic-recognition domain-containing protein: MAYSMVDVSGMSGVSLNELSQYAETGLLNPAFGDVDEDIYYEKQELLRLQQILFCKEVGMKENEIAPMLRDNPQDVIRIMKQHRIDMLEKALRLHGLIQTLDKTISHLQGEQELDEHELYIGFVNKGRHQLLNESGSDPVVTNDMNHVQTEGTQRSDIQSSNTSTLPENQELKSKEDYLDSQARIDQVHLDLQQAIEDGLEPGSAKVQRIIGRHLEWIKGYYTPTAEIYRDLANLYVEHKNFRQMYDGYHPKLAEFLRDGMMIKAEHDLS, from the coding sequence ATGGCGTATTCCATGGTGGACGTATCGGGAATGTCAGGCGTAAGTCTGAACGAACTGAGCCAGTATGCAGAGACAGGTCTTCTGAATCCGGCCTTTGGGGATGTAGATGAGGACATCTATTATGAAAAGCAGGAATTGTTGAGACTCCAGCAAATCCTTTTCTGTAAGGAAGTAGGTATGAAGGAGAATGAGATTGCCCCGATGCTCCGGGATAATCCCCAGGATGTCATACGCATCATGAAGCAGCATCGGATTGACATGCTGGAGAAGGCACTCCGTCTGCATGGATTGATTCAGACACTGGACAAAACGATCTCTCATTTGCAAGGTGAACAGGAACTTGATGAACATGAGCTGTATATCGGTTTTGTAAATAAGGGACGTCACCAGTTGCTGAATGAATCGGGTTCTGACCCTGTAGTCACTAATGATATGAACCATGTGCAGACAGAAGGTACTCAGAGGTCTGACATCCAATCTTCCAATACATCCACATTGCCTGAAAATCAGGAGTTGAAGTCAAAAGAAGATTATCTGGATTCCCAGGCGAGAATTGACCAGGTTCATCTGGACTTGCAACAGGCCATTGAGGATGGATTGGAACCCGGTAGTGCAAAAGTACAACGGATTATTGGCAGGCATCTTGAATGGATCAAAGGTTATTATACACCCACCGCTGAGATCTATCGGGATTTGGCCAATCTGTATGTGGAGCATAAAAATTTCCGTCAGATGTACGATGGTTATCACCCGAAATTGGCTGAATTCCTGCGGGATGGGATGATGATTAAAGCGGAACATGATTTATCCTAG